One Vicia villosa cultivar HV-30 ecotype Madison, WI linkage group LG5, Vvil1.0, whole genome shotgun sequence genomic window, ACTTCTCCAAATTATTCATCAACTAAATACATTTCTCATTTAAAATTGCAATCAACAGTTTCTCTCGTAACTGCACAATGAAATCAAACAATACTATTGCGTCCATTATAATTCTCTGCATTAATCTTATTTTTGCTTCAACCCTTGTCTCTTCCACTCCAAATCCTAAGACACCACCAACTCATCCCAAAACACCACCTCCTCCATCAAAACTCCCACCAAGTCAAATGACACCACCACCCCATCTCATGACACCACCACCTATGGTACCTCCTTCCGTGCAACCTTCTACACCCCCACCAACTATGACGATCGCACCACCTTGTCCTACTACACCACCACCTACAACAAATCCATCCGCACCCCCTTCAAATCCTATGACAACACCTCCCATAGTCTCTCCTTCCACACCACCGCCAAGTCCTACGGCAACACCCCCTATGATCTCTCCTTCCACACCACCACCAAGATATTTGACACCCCCGCCTAAGATAACTCCTACGACGTCACCTACTTGTCAAATAGGAAGATTGAGTGTTTGTGCCAATGTGTTGAATGTTGTGAACGTAGGGATTGGACGAGATACTAAGCCTTGTTGCAACCTCATCAATGGTCTTATTGATCTCGAAGCCTCTATATGTCTATGCGCTGCACTTAAGGCTAATATCTTGGGAATCATCATTATTGATCTTAACATTCCCTTGCAATTAATCTTGAACCGATGTGGGCGTCAAATGCCTACAAATTTCAAATGCAGCCGTTAAGACCAATAAAATGCATGATCGATATGATGGCTTATGCACGCCATCACCAATGGACTATtcctattatattatattatattaacgaAATAAGTTCTACTAAATAAaaactgttcattatattaatactaaaatatatatttgtattaTTGTGTTTAATTATTATATCGATGGAAGACGCTGTCTTTGTCGATAGTTGTTGGAtgtcaaagatgatgaagaagtagATTTTTCATTGACATATAGTTTATGCAATTCAATGACTTCATTATCTATTAATAATATTATGATATTTCTAAAGTGTTTATTTTGTATGATCTTTATGAGATATTTTTATTACCTTAAAGCCATTCTTGAGTTATATTTTTCTTATTCCTATTAAACACTAGTGTTATTACTCCATGAAAGGAATTAGAATAATGTATATACTCCCAACTGACATAAGTTTAGTTAAAGCGTTTTGACAACTTTTTTAAAGagcttataatatttttaataagttttttaaaattcaataattGAAACATCCTATATTCACATGCATTATTTCTTCCGTTTCATTTGTTAATCTAGACCCTTGAGCAAAACTGTTACATTCGTTTAGCTATGCATCATTCAATAAGTTCAACTCCAAAACTAATGGttttatatgaaaaattaaatatggAAATACACTTAGAAAGTTATTTTAGAAATTAGGACAAAGGAACTCACCCTAAATCGTCATAATATACTATTATATAATGAAGGTAAGGTTCGGTAAGTTGTTTTGACATTATTATGCTAAAGgcatgaagaagaatggaaataaaTATCCGGTTTCATCAATAGGAAAAATTACAAAGTTTAACTTGATGAATAACGtggttaaatataaataaatatataagaataAGTAAGTAAATTGTAGaaacatgataaaaattgaaattaaatggaaaattatttttgtgTAGTTGTTTTATGTTGATGATTAATTTACCTTTTTATTTTTACACGCTTTCGCGGCCGGTAACCTCATGCTAGAGTTTCcatttgcctttattttaatctaacgacGTACTCTTGACCTTTCGTAAAAAGTTCGGTATATAGAAATTATATTATGTAAAAATTGGTGTGTAACATTCAACACTTTAACAATGCTTAACCAAACTCACAATTTCCCAAACTACATTACATATCAGGTGGCTTGCGCTGATAGTCAACGATTGTGTGTAAATATTGCATTTTTTTACTAGTCGTTAACAGAAAGTAAATTATGATTTAGAATAATATAGAACAAGTTTTACGATTTCAATGcttctattttttttagaattgatATCTTTAAGACTTTGAAAATCgaactaaaataaatatcaaaaataaaaatcatatgagtgaacttcaaataaaataaagagcATATTGAAATGTGTGTGATTTATATTATACAGAAGAAGTTGTTGGTTTATAACTGTTTATGAGTgcaaaaaaagaatttttttttacaaaatgtaACGAAATGTATACAATATGATGGAAGATTAGCAATAATATGACACATACCTAATAAAGAATTAACttagtaaaataaaaatgtaaacgCACTGGCATATCATTTTtacaataattagttttatgaCATATATTTCCTTCTGTTTCGTTCTATATTTTACAGATGACTCTTTCATGGACCTTGCCTTTCACATTGTTTATGACACCCAGTAGATTGATTGTTTTTTTCTATGACAACTTATGTATGTTTTTATTCAATAGAATTGAGGATTGTGTCAACATTTTCTTTAAGTGATTGTTTTTCTTCTAAGGTGCAATTTCTTTATTACGTTTATATGAAGATATAGGAAAAAGTATATTAAtgaaatcaaatatattttatgttagcTATCATTTAGTTGATTTAAAATTTGCTAAAGTGAATTATATAAAAAGAGAATGTTGCAAATTAAATGTTTCGGTCGAATAGTTTAAATTTATATCTTAATTATGGATTGAATTGATATAATggaatatgttaggatatttattTTGCAATTCGTCATTTATTTTAGGTTCTTGTATTAACATTTGTTAAATTTGACTACTTTCTTGTATCAATTTGTTGTATCCTTATCTTTctattacatttttattaataaaagtcaaactatatttttttaaagaattaactGCCACTTCTTATAAGTTAAATGTTTTTAACTATTGAGGTGATTCAAAAGTTTCCGATGTAAAATGTCAACTTTTTTTTATTCTTGCATGGTGTTTTACAAAGATTCTTATTGTATTTATTTGCAATAGCAACTAGTAAGAAAATATATCAATTCAATTCAAAGCAAGTtgaactaaattaatttattttgtttgttttttattcttcttcttcaaaaatgAACTATTTTTTGTATAGTTTGAGTCCCTTAAAATGACATCATACTATGCTTGTAGCCGTGAAAGACataacttcaattcgctcaaagTCAAATATTTCTTTCATAGTTAGGCAAGATGAATTAAAGGATAGTTAGTTAGAAATTAATTCTCTAAATAATACAAATTATAGTATCTTATCTAACAAAAAAATTTGTACCTACAACAAAATCTTTTCCTATAAATATTGGACCTTACTTCTCCAAATTATTCATCAACTAAATACATTTCTCATTTAAAATTGCAATCAACAGTTTCTCTCGTAACTACACAATGAAATCAAACAATACTATTGCGTCCATTATAATTCTCTGCATTAATCTTATTTTTGCTTCAACCCTTGTCTCTTCCACTCCAAATCCTAAGACACCACCAACTCATCCCAAAACACCACCTCCTCCATCAAAACTCCCACCAAGTCAAATGACACCACCACCCCATCTCATGACACCACCACCTATGGTACCTCCTTCCGTGCAACCTTCTACACCCCCACCAACTATGACGATCGCACCACCTTGTCCTACTACACCACCACCTACAACAAATCCATCCGCACCCCCTTCAAATCCTATGACAACACCTCCCATAGTCTCTCCTTCCACACCACCGCCAAGTCCTACGGCAACACCCCCTATGATCTCTCCTTCCACACCACCACCAAGATATTTGACACCCCCGCCTAAGATAACTCCTACGACGTCACCTACTTGTCAAATAGGAAGATTGAGTGTTTGTGCCAATGTGTTGAATGTTGTGAACGTAGGGATTGGACGAGATACTAAGCCTTGTTGCAACCTCATCAATGGTCTTATTGATCTCGAAGCCTCTATATGTCTATGCGCTGCACTTAAGGCTAATATCTTGGGAATCATCATTATTGATCTTAACATTCCCTTGCAATTAATCTTGAACCGATGTGGGCGTCAAATGCCTACAAATTTCAAATGCAGCCGTTAAGACCAATAAAATGCATGATCGATATGATGGCTTATGCACGCCATCACCAATGGACTATtcctattatattatattatactaACGAAATAAGTTCTACTAAATAAaaactgttcattatattaatactaaaatatatatttgtattaTTGTGTTTAATTATTATATCGATGGAAGACGCTGTCTTTGTCGATAGTTGTTGGAtgtcaaagatgatgaagaagtagATTTTTCATTGACATATAGTTTATGCAATTCAATGACTTCATTATCTATTAATAATATTATGATATTTCTAAAGTGTTTATTTTGTATGATCTTTATGAGATATTTTTATTACCTTAAAGCCATTCTTGAGTTATATTTTTCTTATTCCTATTAAACACTAGTGTTATTACTCCATGAAAGGAATTAGAATAATGTATATACTCCCAACTGACATAAGTTTAGTTAAAGCGTTTTGACAACTTTTTTAAAGagcttataatatttttaataagttttttaaaattcaataattGAAACATCCTATATTCACATGCATTATTTCTTCCGTTTCATTTGTTAATCTAGACCCTTGAGCAAAACTGTTACATTCGTTTAGCTATGCATCATTCAATAAGTTCAACTCCAAAACTAATGGttttatatgaaaaattaaatatggAAATACACTTAGAAAGTTATTTTAGAAATTAGGACAAAGGAACTCACCCTAAATCGTCATAATATACTATTATATAATGAAGGTAAGGTTCGGTAAGTTGTTTTGACATTATTATGCTAAAGgcatgaagaagaatggaaataaaTATCCGGTTTCATCAATAGGAAAAATTACAAAGTTTAACTTGATGAATAACGtggttaaatataaataaatatataagaataAGTAAGTAAATTGTAGaaacatgataaaaattgaaattaaatggaaaattatttttgtgTAGTTGTTTTATGTTGATGATTAATTTACCTTTTTATTTTTACACGCTTTCGCGGCCGGTAACCTCATGCTAGAGTTTCcatttgcctttattttaatctaacgacGTACTCTTGACCTTTCGTAAAAAGTTCGGTATATAGAAATTATATTATGTAAAAATTGGTGTGTAACATTCAACACTTTAACAATGCTTAACCAAACTCACAATTTCCCAAACTACATTACATATCAGGTGGCTTGCGCTGATAGTCAACGATTGTGTGTAAATATTGCATTTTTTTACTAGTCGTTAACAGAAAGTAAATTATGATTTAGAATAATATAGAACAAGTTTTACGATTTCAATGcttctattttttttagaattgatATCTTTAAGACTTTGAAAATCgaactaaaataaatatcaaaaataaaaatcatatgagtgaacttcaaataaaataaagagcATATTGAAATGTGTGTGATTTATATTATACAGAAGAAGTTGTTGGTTTATAACTGTTTATGAGTgcaaaaaaagaatttttttttacaaaatgtaACGAAATGTATACAATATGATGGAAGATTAGCAATAATATGACACATACCTAATAAAGAATTAACttagtaaaataaaaatgtaaacgCACTGGCATATCATTTTtacaataattagttttatgaCATATATTTCCTTCTGTTTCGTTCTATATTTTACAGATGACTCTTTCATGGACCTTGCCTTTCACATTGTTTATGACACCCAGTAGATTGATTGTTTTTTTCTATGACAACTTATGTATGTTTTTATTCAATAGAATTGAGGATTGTGTCAACATTTTCTTTAAGTGATTGTTTTTCTTCTAAGGTGCAATTTCTTTATTACGTTTATATGAAGATATAGGAAAAAGTATATTAAtgaaatcaaatatattttatgttagcTATCATTTAGTTGATTTAAAATTTGCTAAAGTGAATTATATAAAAAGAGAATGTTGCAAATTAAATGTTTCGGTCGAATAGTTTAAATTTATATCTTAATTATGGATTGAATTGATATAATggaatatgttaggatatttattTTGCAATTCGTCATTTATTTTAGGTTCTTGTATTAACATTTGTTAAATTTGACTACTTTCTTGTATCAATTTGTTGTATCCTTATCTTTctattacatttttattaataaaagtcaaactatatttttttaaagaattaactGCCACTTCTTATAAGTTAAATGTTTTTAACTATTGAGGTGATTCAAAAGTTTCCGATGTAAAATGTCAACTTTTTTTTATTCTTGCATGGTGTTTTACAAAGATTCTTATTGTATTTATTTGCAATAGCAACTAGTAAGAAAATATATCAATTCAATTCAAAGCAAGTtgaactaaattaatttattttgtttgttttttattcttcttcttcaaaaatgAACTATTTTTTGTATAGTTTGAGTCCCTTAAAATGACATCATACTATGCTTGTAGCCGTGAAAGACataacttcaattcgctcaaagTCAAATATTTCTTTCATAGTTAGGCAAGATGAATTAAAGGATAGTTAGTTAGAAATTAATTCTCTAAATAATACAAATTATAGTATCTTATCTAACAAAAAAATTTGTACCTACAACAAAATCTTTTCCTATAAATATTGGACCTTATTTGTCCGCCCTATTTCTGACAGTCAAATCATATTAAACTTTGGATTTATACtaacattttaatattaatagtttgttttaaattattattattattattttttaaataacaaatattctaTTGATCTATATATGCTTTCAAGTGCATCTTTATTTCGAATAAACAAGATAGTCCAATTGGTATGGAGTAAGAGCTTGCAATCATAAGTCACGGGTTCGAATCTCTTTGTTTAACAtttttacttattatttattactaactttattgcatttatattctaaaaaaaaaacaccaaaaaggactttttacatttttattattaaattttgtttattattatttaatattttttttataaatattgttttCATCATTTTACGCTTTCtttagtcaaaaatcaaaaaaaaggaaattttcaATTTGATTTGTGTTATTTCTAGCATTTTCCTACGTCTTAATGACtaaataaaaaagattaaaaactTGTAGACACCATTTTTTCAATATggtaagaaaattaaaatcaaataattttgatttgaatggtttatATTGTGTTGATAAAGACTTGATTTTGTGCACTTTATAAACTTTGTGGTTTGTATATAAATAGCTGTTCCACACTCAGAAGAGGGGGAGGCCAATTGTTATTCACTCGAAATGAAGCCGCCTCCAGTTCCTAACACAGACTTCACGATTTACAAACCAACCATTCACACAAAATGCAACTTTTTTCTTTGTAGTTTTTTTCATGTAAATTGTGAAGTAACAATACTTTGTATATTCATCCAAAAAAGTATATATCCACCAATTACCATTAACTACCCATTTCTAGTATAGAACACACTAACATATTTCATTTAACACTCACACACAATGGTTACTACacaacttttttttatataaaaagggTCAAACTTTTTAAGTTTCTCATTACAATTGTCTATTATTATACAGTATATACAAACACGTCGGCATTTGATGTTTAACCATTTTTcaagcttttttttttcttcaggataattctttttatttttttcataacaaCTTATGCTCTGGGCAATTTCCGACCACCCAACATAGCAGCGGCCGCGTACCATTTTCAGACGGCGACCATCTTCGATTCGTCGCTTTACATCTCCAACCGCGAAATATTTTGAGGTCCATGAGGCGCCGCCCAGCTTGGAGGAGGTATAGTAGTTTTCTTCTTTTATCTTAatctttatttgtttattattatggCAATTAATTGGGTTTTCATTTGGGTTAAGTATGACACTACATCCTTTATGAATATTAGAGAAAAGATAGTGagttagagaaaaataaataaatctccCCGCATCACTTACTGTTTGTTCTATTTTCCTTCTCTTGTTTACATTTTCATAAGTATATCATCactactattatttattattaatgaataaaataacaaaaaatatttctCTTTTAATTATACTATATTTTACGTTAGcaaatttaagtaaaaaaatataaaaaatcaaacaataaaaatattaatttaattctaaCATCTTCTACGAATAATATGACGAGTGAATGACAATTTCACGACGTCTTCGAATCAATCGACTTTCTATGTCGCATCGATCAAATATCCCATACACACAGAAATCATACGAAATCGATTAAGGCCGCAAGCGATAATCGATAGTATGTCGCTAATAATGCAtctaattctttttttaaaatatttaattaataaatataactaTTGATTTAATATTACTACTTTTGCTATTCTATCATTATAATACAcaaattattctaattcaattaaaaatacaattattctaATTCGACTAAAACATTATTTAATTATCTAAacctataaaaaatacaaaaatagggATTGTACACAAAAATCAGTTTTTTAACTACGAACTACGGTAACTGCGAAATTACGAATGTTTGCTAAGACACAATTCAACATACGAAAATAATGGtgtacaatcccataaaaaacaccaacaaacactacgaactacgttgactctggtcctccattaaggaggtacgtaggcatctgGACAACCAGAACGAGTCCCCTTCCCCTAAaattaagtaggtttgagatCTTATTCTCTACCCTACTATACACTTTTAACCATAACCTTTTTTATAAACCTTAACGTAATATTCTTACAAACCTTAGAGACATTtagaaaaccttaaggaagggtcaagggtgcctaacaccttccctcgaccctaatttctcaacttacctagAAACTCTTAATTAGGTTTTTCTCCCATGTTTACCCCTAtcttaggataaaataaaaacataggtggcgactctgtatttTAGGTTAATGACTTAAAACCTAAAGCCGGTCgtaacagctggcgactctgctggggacccttAAAGCAGAGAAGCACTTAAGGTTTGGGGCATGTCTCTTTGGTTTAGGTTTTGgttttttttggtttatatttgtttggtaatttctttttctttatatattgttctttattttatttctttaatgatgttaaatattattatttggaatATATTTGCTTTATTATTGctgggttatatatatatatatgaaattgttgttaaaccttaagtgtgggaattgtcactaagtaagaggagacttgcatcgcctacgagcttTAGTGACAATTTCACTCAGAGTGGGCTGAATTCCGAGAAATATCTTAGACGAGGCTAGACCTTGTCGAGGGTAGGGTGCggaatttggctgatctctctgggaacctacccctaaaattcgaacctcatggacaaaaAAGCCCTTTCAAAAAAAATCCGACGAAACAAAAAGTTTTAGAGGGTATGAAAGAGCACCATGAGACCCTTAAAATTAAACCACCTTTGGGAAGGGAAGAAAATTCGTAGGACGAACTTATGAACCTACGTACTAAGGTAATTTTATCATCCCACCCTTCATGGGAAGCCATCCCGAGAGGGGCATTACGTGGTAAATCTAAGTCCACATAGGGTTATCTCTTACAAGTATCATCCCATAGACTCGTAAGGTATTATTTCACGTAACCCggatccctagcctatagggattcccTTTTAATCTGACATTGTCTATAAGACCTCTCAGATTTTGGTTTAAGTGGATGTCCTTCTATCCCTTAATGCGCAACGTGTGACCTTATGATGGCCACGTGATAAGGAGACTCTTGATGGATCCTCAAGCGCTCACATATCGTATATCCTTAGTCAGTATGCAATCCAAGCCATCTGTTCATTATAATTTGAATCTACGCCCTTGGATATATATTATGAGGGCCATTAGATTTGATGCGAACGGTCCATGTGAGCTGTGGACATCAATATTCAATCCTAGCCATCCGTTCATTAAACTTTGAATCTACGCTCCTGGATAGCTATTTTTAGGGCCATTATATTTGAAGCGAACAACTCATGGAATCTGGTGACCGTCTTGAATAGTCACTATGTATTCTTTTCTACGCATTCNNNNNNNNNNNNNNNNNNNNNNNNNNNNNNNNNNNNNNNNNNNNNNNNNNNNNNNNNNNNNNNNNNNNNNNNNNNNNNNNNNNNNNNNNNNNNNNNNNNNagactagcaatgttagatgataaatgagttgagaatgagagttcttcagagtgaatctttggtttgattgtatctgaaaggactgcttgtctgaataagattcaggatgaacactgcatgtgagtgagaacatctttgctgaagacatctgtctacctgaaaaatcaagttaataatatgcgatgtctatgatgcatgtatgatatgagatcctcgagctagaggagaaatatgcaagttatgttgtgtatgaatatgcgtatgatgcatgattgtgaatgtgaatatgagtgtgaatgtgatgcatggtttatgcagcttagagcgtgtcaagctcctgattgggaaaataaatcccagcttagtcgtcaagaaatgaaggcattgtgattgggaaaataaatccctgctagccatttggaagtgaaggcatcgtggttgttgatgatcttctgtctcgcttgagtaccctgggttggggaaattctttgagaaccaggatgttctattgaaggatctttgattactgctcggggatgaacagtagttttgagagttcggactgtgacgccctttggagtgggaatgaggaagatgcataatcctccgatgcactatctgaccaagtttgggtgcggagatcacaccttctgaagacagtaatctggaacaaccctgctggggaataagacttctttcgaaagaaaaatctttttgagggatttgttgaggaatgtgtctccattggggaaacttccttctgatgctggtttaggataatgtccaaataattgggacatgtccggaatgctattcctgtttttcctggtaaacatcaatcatattcaaatgcatatgttcattcaaaatatcattgggatgctcgcgtattcaaaacagaaaaaatgaaaatgttagttataagctgcattgatttttgaaaaggtgccgtgataggcggattagtatagggagacaacaatcctagaagtaggaaattgtcagaaagttttgaaaagtatttatgaaaagaaatagctatgtgagaacgatccagtcaagtttcaattctgctattgccaatctgtcttcgagcatctcatccctcacttgttggaagaaagtgattggactgatcggtgtctttgaggtgttgaaccttgtcggtgagtaggcagctgagcgggacatagttgtatgctttattccctaatttttgcctaggctgccctttcaggttttcagcctaccgggattgtatttgttttgtctctaatttttgcctggatcgccctttcgggttttcaatccaccgagacgctcatttttgcctaagttgccctttcaggttttcaacttagcgagctgtatttttttttttttttaagcaaagtactttttgactatgtccgcattcacagggtgtgggaaatcctcgccatccatggtggtaagcaacatggcaccgccggagaatattttcttgattatgaatggtccctcgtaggtgggggtccatttgcctctgggatcaccttgtggtaagatgatgcgtttgataaccaagccaccagtttggtatgcttgacttttgactttcttgttgaatgctttgatcatgcgcttttggtatagctggccatgacagatagctgcaagtcttttctcatcgatcaagtgtatttggtcgaatcgagtttgaatccaatcgtcttcgtctagatcggcttctttcatgatccttaaggaaggaatctggatttcgattgggagaactgcttccataccgtagactaacgagaatggagttgcccctgttgaagtacgcgcagatgtgcgataaccatgaagagcaaaaggtaacatctcatgccagtctttgtaggttactgtcatcttttgtatgattttcttgatgtttttgttggcggcttcgacagcgccgttcatctttggtcgatatggagaagaattatgatgtttgatctggaactgcgtgcagagttcagtaatcattttgttgtttagattcgtgccattgtcagtgatgatcctttcggggatgccgtaccgacaaatgagattgtgcttgataaacctggctaccacattcttggtgacagaagcatatgaagctgcctctacccactttgtgaagtagtcaatagcgaccaggataaagcgatgtccgttggaagcagtaggtttgatttctccaatcatatcaataccccacattgcgaaaggccaaggagccgtcagaacgtttaatggaactggaggtacatgcactttgtcggcatatatctggcatttgtgacaagttttggaatgatgatggcaatctgtctccatggtagaccagtagtaacctgctctcaagatctttttagccattgtatgtccgttggaatgagtaccgaaggtaccattgtgtatgtcttccatgatttgttctgcttccttcttgtttacgcaacgaagtaaagtcgagtcatggttgcgcttgtacaaagttccattgcttaggaagaatttggaggcaaatctccttagaaactttctgtcgttaatagatgccccttcagggtactcctgggtttcgagatacctttgtatttcatggaaccatgatttgtcttccatttgtttggtatcgatctcattgcaataggctggttcgtcttgcctgtaaatggtgatcataggagcttcgtcgtcccaattgactttgaacatggatgacatggtagctaaggcatcagctagttgattttcttcgcgtgggatgtgttcgaaagtgatctcctcgaagtaaggaatcaaactcaacacatgttctttgtatggaattagatttgggtgcttt contains:
- the LOC131607358 gene encoding lipid transfer protein EARLI 1-like, with protein sequence MKSNNTIASIIILCINLIFASTLVSSTPNPKTPPTHPKTPPPPSKLPPSQMTPPPHLMTPPPMVPPSVQPSTPPPTMTIAPPCPTTPPPTTNPSAPPSNPMTTPPIVSPSTPPPSPTATPPMISPSTPPPRYLTPPPKITPTTSPTCQIGRLSVCANVLNVVNVGIGRDTKPCCNLINGLIDLEASICLCAALKANILGIIIIDLNIPLQLILNRCGRQMPTNFKCSR